One Kushneria konosiri genomic window, TCCAGCAGTGCCCTGCAGTCACGCTCGAAATGATCGAAATCGGCAAACAGCGTCGGCACATCGGCGTGTTCGAAGTTGTAGGTCGACTGCTCGCGCTCGTTTTGCAGGTAGACGTCACCGTAGGTCACGACCGACCCATCCGGGGCGCGGGTCCAGACCAGGTCATAGACGCTGTCGACATCCTGCAGGTACATGGCAATGCGCTCGAGCCCGTAGGTCAGCTCGCCCATGACCGGATAGCACTCGATGCCACCGGCCTGCTGGAAATAGGTGAACTGGGTCACTTCCATGCCGTTGAGCCAGATTTCCCAGCCCAGCCCCCAGGCGCCCAGCGTGGGCGATTCCCAATTGTCCTCGACAAAGCGGATGTCGTGGACGAGCGGGTCGAGCCCGAGATGGGCCAGCGAGCCCAGGTAGAGCGCCTGAAAGTTTTCCGGCGACGGCTTCATCACGACCTGGAACTGGTAGTAATGCTGCAGACGGTTGGGGTTTTCCCCGTAGCGACCATCGGTCGGACGGCGCGATGGCTGCACATAGGCGGAGTTCCAGGACTCCGGGCCGATGGCGCGCAGGAAGGTAGCCGGGTGAAAGGTACCCGCGCCGACCTCCATATCCAGCGGCTGCATGATGACGCAACCCTGCTGCGCCCAGTACTGTTGCAGGGCCAGAATCAGGCCCTGAAAGGTTTTTACGTCTGGCTTTGACGCATTCGTGGATGAAACCGTCATCGGGGAACCACCGTTGGCCCATGAATTCAATAGCCCACAAGTATACAATCAGCGCCATGCGGGTTATAGGGCTGTGTCGACTCGACAACGCCCGTGCCATGGCAGACAGGCCGGAAATGGCGTCCGCGGGACGCTACGCTTGTCACGAACCGACAGGCGCCTTCGGCGGCGCTGCCTTTCAAGTTCAAAGCAGGAGTACGTCTCATGATCGTCGTTACCGGCGGTGCCGGCTTCATTGGCGCCAATCTGGTCAAGGCACTCAATGCGCGCGGCCGCGAGGATATTGTTGTCGTTGACGACATGACCGAGGGCACGAAGTTTCGCAATCTGGCCGACTGTCAGATTCAGGACTACCTCGACAAGGATGACTTTCTCGAGCGGGTCCGACGTGATACCCGACTGCCGCGGATCGAGGCCATCTTCCACGAAGGCGCCTGCTCGGCGACCACCGAGTGGAACGGCAAGTACATGCTGGAGAACAACTTCGAATACTCGAAGGTACTGCTCGAGTACTGCCAGACGCACCAGATTCCCTTTCTCTACGCCTCGTCCGCGGCGACCTATGGTGGCAGCGAGGTCTTTATCGAGGCGCGCGAGCACGAGAAGCCGCTCAACGTCTACGGCTACTCCAAACTGCTCTTCGATCAGTACGTGCGTGCGCGATGGGATCAGCTGACCACCCAGGTGGTAGGCTTTCGCTACTTCAACGTCTATGGGCCGCGCGAGCAGCACAAGGACTCGATGGCCAGCGTGGCCTTTCATCACTACACCCAGGTGATGAACGGTGAAAACCCGAAGCTCTTCGGCGCTTATGATGGCTATGACGCCGGCATGCAGAGCCGTGACTTCATCCATGTCGATGACGTGGTGGATGTGAATCTGTGGTTTCTCGATCACCCCGACCGCTCCGGCATCTTCAACCTGGGCACCGGGCGCGCCGAGCCCTTCAAGACCATTGCCGAAACGGTGATTGAAATGACCGGGCGCGGCGAGATCGAGTTCATCGATTTCCCCGAGCACCTCAAGGGGCGCTATCAGAGCTACACCTGCGCCGATATCTCGCGTCTGCGCGAGGCGGGCTACGACCGGGAATTCCGCGGTCTGGCCCAGGGCGTCAGGGACTACATGCACGCACTCGGTGTGACGGGGAACCGCGATTCGTGAGTGATTTGTCACAACGCAGTATTCGTGGTGAGCGCATTCTGGTCGTCGGCCCCTCGTGGGTCGGCGACATGGTCATGGCCCAGAGCCTTTTCATCACATTGAAAACACACGACCCTGACTGCGTGATCGATGTCATGGGGCCGAAGTGGTCGGCGCCGATGCTTGAGCGCATGCCGCAGGTCCGTCATGCCATCGTGCTGGAAACCGGTCACGGTGAAACCGGATTGCGGACACGCTGGCGGCTGGGACGCTTGCTGAAGGGGGAGTACGACCGGGCGATTGTGCTGCCGCGCTCGCTCAAATCGGCGCTGGTGCCGTTTTTTGCCGGCATCCCTCGTCGGGTCGGCTTTACCGGCGAGCAGCGCTATGTGGTACTGACCGAGCGGCGGCGGCTCGACAAGGCGGTGCTGGATCAGACGGTCAAGCGCTTCGTATCGCTGGGACTGCCCCTCGAAGGCACCTCCGATGCGATCCCCGAGCCGCATCTGCAGGTAGATATCGAGCGACAGCAGGCGCTGCGGGAATCCCGGGGCCTGCATCAGCCGCTGATCGCAATGATGCCCGGTGCCGAATACGGCCCGGCCAAGCAGTGGCCGCTGGCCTATTTTCGCCAGGTGGCCGAGGCGATGACGGCCAGGGGATATCAGGTCATTGTGCTGGGGGGGCCGAAGGACCGGGACGCCGGCGATACGATCAGTCAGGGACTCGAAGGGGTGGTCAATCTATGCGGCCAGACCACGCTGACAGACGCCGTGGATCTGCTGGGCGCCTGTGAGCAGGCCGTGAGCAATGATTCGGGCCTGATGCATGTGGCCGCCGCCGTGGGTACGCATGTGCAGGCGATCTATGGCTCCTCCACGCCCAACTACACCCCGCCGCTGACTCAGGCTCGGGACATTCACTGGCTCAACCTCTCCTGCTCGCCGTGTTTTGAGCGCACCTGTCCGCTGGGTCATACGCGCTGTCTCAATGATCTGGCGCCGTCGCAGGTGATCGAGACCCTGACCATCGAGTGACCGGGCAAGCGTCAGCGGGTGACCGCCAGCAGTCGGGCGCCCAGCGCGATGAATACCGTACCCATGAGACGATCCAGCCACTGCGCCAGCCGCTCGCGCCGGCGCAGCCATCCGGTCAGACGTGCAGCACCCAGTACGACCCCAAGCTCGATGGGAATGGCCACGGCAATGGTCAGCATGCCCAGCAGCAACAGCTGGGCCGGCACCGGGCCGGCCTCCGGGCGCACGAACTGGGGCAGAAAGGCCATGAAGAAAAGCGCTGTCTTGGGGTTTAACAGATCCACCAGCACGCCCTGACGAAAGGCGCGCCACGGCCCGGTTGGACGCGCGACGGTTTCGGGCGGGCGAAACTGCTCGCCGGCGTGGCGCAGCGCCTGGATGCCGAGATAAAAGAGATAAAGCGCGCCCACCACCTTGACCGCGGTAAACGCCGTGGCCGAGGCCATGACGATGGCCGACAGCCCCAGCGCTGCGGCCAGCACGTGCCCCATGGCGCCGCACCACAGGCCTGCGCCGGCCGCCAGACCTTCCCGCCGGCCGCCGCTGGCGCTTTTGGCCATCAGATAGAGCATGTCCGGGCCCGGGGTCAGATTGATCATCAGTGCCGCACTCAGAAAGAGTCCCCAGTAGGTGAGGTCCATCGCCGCTTCCTCGATATTGTCCGGGTCCGGTTGAGCCGTCAGTCGTGCCGGTCGCTGTCCAGTGCCTGATCACGGGCGTGGCGCTCGAGTGCCAGCTCGATCAGGCGCGTGACCAGTGCCGGGTAGGCCATGCCGCTGGCCTGCCAGAGCTTGGGATACATGCTGATGCGGGTGAAGCCGGGCAGCGTGTTGACCTCGTTGATGATCACGCGGTTGTCCGGCGTTAAAAACACATCCACGCGGGCCAGACCCTGACAGTCCAGCGTTTCGAACGCCTTGAGCGCAATGCGGCGAATCTCCTCGCTGGCGGCGGTATTGATGTCGGCCGGGACGGCCACGGCTGCCCCGGACTCGCTGATGTATTTGGTGTCGTAGGAATAGAAACCGTCATCGCTGAGCACGACTTCACCGCAGACGCTGGCCTCGGGCGCTTCGTTGCCAAGAATGGCGCATTCGATCTCGCGCCCCTTGATGGCGGATTCCACCAGTACCTTGTGATCAAAGGAGAAGGCCAGCGCCAGCGCCCTTTCAAGCTCGGGCTGGCTGGTCACGCGGCTGACCCCCACCGAGGAGCCCTGGTTGGCCGGCTTGACGAACAGCGGCGTGCCCAGCTGATCCTTCAGGGCGTCAAAATCGGTCTCGGCCGCGCGGCGCCGGGTCAGGGTGACAAAGGGTGCCACGGCAAGGCCTGCATCGCGCAGCAGCCGCTTGGTCACGTCCTTGTCCATGCTCACTGCCGAGCCCAGCACGCCGCTGCCGACAAAGGGCAGGTTGGCCATGCGCAAAAGGCCCTGCAGCGAGCCGTCCTCACCGAGCGTGCCGTGCACGATGGGAAAGATGACATCAAGCTGCTCCAGCGCCTGCTGGCGGTCGGGCTCGATCAACTGATCGCGTTCGCGCCCGGGCATGACGGCCAGATCGCGCTGCGAGTGATGCAGCGCGATACGGGAAGGGTCATCGGCATTGTCCAGATAGCGCTCGGCATCGTTGACGTGCCACTGCCCCTTTTTGTCGATGCCGATCAGCGTGACGTCAAAGCGCTCGCGATCAAGGGCATCGACGATATTGCGGGCAGACTGCAGCGAGACCTCATGCTCGGCCGATTTGCCGCCAAAGATGACCCCAACCCTGATTTTTTTCATGACCTCTCCAGATAAGCATGCGTCTTCACTGCGCGCATGATGCCACGTTCAGGTACCGGTGTGCGCGTGTCGGCTCAGGTGTCGTTCGTGCCGAGCAGTCGCGCATAAAGCGCGCGATACTGGCTGGCCATGGCCTCGGGGGTAAAGGCTTCCAGACGCTGACAGGCGCCGCGGGTCAGGCGCGCACCGCGGGCGGGATCGTCCTTCATCGCCAGCACCGCATCATGCAGCGCACTGGCATCGTTGGGTGGAATCAATACGCCGCTTTCATTGTCGATGACGATATCGGGAATGCCATCGACATCGCTTGCGATGATCGGCACCTCGGCGTCCATGACGTCCAGAAGCGTCGAGCCCAGCCCTTCATTGCGCGACGGAAAGACAAACAGATCCATCGCGGCCAGATAATCGCCCACATTGGACTGAAAGCCTTCCCAGATGACGTTGTCGAGGCCTTCGCTTTCGCGTTTGAAGCGCTCTTCGTCCTCCCCGCTGCCCAGCAGCAGAAACACAATGTCGGGATGCGTGTCGGCCAGTCGACGAGCGGTCTCGATGATCAGGCTCTGTCCCTTGTGACGATCCACCAGCGCGCCCGCATGGCCGACGACATAACGGCCTTCAAAGCGGTTTTTCAGCGTCTCGACCACGGTCGCGTTGCGGGTGAAATGCGACAGGGCACTGGGAATACGCGTGACCGGGCACCAGCGTCGCGCCTCGAGATGGGCCTCGATCGGTGAGGAGATGGCGACGGCTGTCGCCGCGCCTTTATAGGTCCGGCGGTTGAACCACTTGTCCTTGATGGGCTGCGGAACGCGCCGGGTCAGCACATAGGGCGTGCGGCGCAGCTTCGAATGCCACCATGCCCAGTGCACCGCGCGGGCTTCATGGGCATGGACCAGATCCCCGTCGGGCACGTGCTTGTGGCCGACCCACATCTGATCGGCGGCCACCATGCCCAGACCCTTGACGCCGGACAGCGCCTGACGCAGCGGTGAATCCTGACGGCACACCAGCGTCTGGGAAATGTCATGGGCGGCCAGCTGCTCGATCAGAAGCTGGGTCTGGCGTTCGCCGCCGCGAAAATTGCGCGCCAGATTGACGTGACAGATATGCAAGGAATCACTCACCTTTAAAGGAATCGATGCGCCAAGCGTGGCGCATGAAGGGGCAGCAGGGCCAGTGATGATGCAAAAGAGAAGCTCGGGGCCGTCATGGCGGCTGCCGCCAAAGGCCTTACCAGACCCGGTTGAAGTCCTCTCGCTCGCGTACCTGGGGGTCGCGCTGAAACTCCAGGAGCTTGGCGTATTTCAGGTAGGCGTTGACACCGGCCGACAGCGAAACCGACAGGCCGTCAAGCCCCGCCAGGCAGCCACGCTGAAACAGATATTTGCGCACGAAAGCGTTGGCACCGTGGATAAACGGTGAGCAAGCGTTCACTTTCTTGCCCTTGAGATACATGATCTTGGCCGCGCGGGTGGAGAAGCGACCGCCGGCCTTGGTGAAGAGCTCGGCAAGGTTGGTAAAGGAGTAGTGCTCGAGATCGGCGTCCAGCTCACATGGGGAGGTGGCCTGCACGCTTGCGTGCTGGCGTGAGTCGGAAAAGGCCGTGCGATCGCGGTCGAACAGCCTCAAACAGTAATCGGGATACCAGCCACAGCGCTTTACCCAGCGTGAGCCGATGAAGTTACGCCGACGCAGGGCGAAGGCGTCATGCGTCGTGGTGGCAAGCTGAAGCGCCTGCAGGGCGGTCACGGCCTGATCGGTCAGACGCTCATCGGCGTCCAGCGACAGCACCCAGCGATGGGTCGCAGCCTTTGGCCCCACGTTCTTCTGCGGACCATCTCCCAGGTAGGGTTGCTCGATCACCCGGGCGCCCGTGGCCCGGGCAAGCGCGCAGGTCTCATCCACCGAACCCGAATCCACCACGATCAGCTCATCGCATACGCGCGCGAGCGAGGCGAGGCACGCCTCGATGTTCGCCGCTTCGTTGAGCGTGATCACAACGCCGGTGATCGGCGTACGTGTGGTGGAGGTGTTCATTGAGTTTCCTCGACATCATCGGGGATGGCCGTGGTATCGCGCTCGGTCGGGTCAGCACTGTCATCGATGGCCGGCCCACTGTTCTGATCACGCTGTGTCGCGGCTTCGCGCGCCTCGGGGACCGGCGTGGCCGGTTCGCCCATCAGTGCCTGGCGGTCGCTGTCCTGAGCGTGGAGTGCGGCCGTCTGATCGGTGTCCGAGGCAATATCGATGCCCACACTTGCCATCAAAAGCACCGGCATCAACAGCACCAGACTCCAGACCGGGAACGTAATGCGCCGGGCACGGGCCATGATGCGCCAGGAGAGCCACAGTTCGACCAGCGCGATCAACACCATGACGCCGCCAGTGATGGCCCACTGCAGCGTGGAAAGCTCTGGTTTTTGCTCACCCGACAGGTCTATCAGATGGCTACCGGCCGCCGTGAACAGCTGCGTATCGACCCACAGCGCGCCCAGCCCCAGAGTGCCCAGTACGGCGCATGGCCAGATCAGCATGCGCCGTTTCAAGAACAGCGACAGCAGTGCCGGCAGCAGCCACAGCGCAATGGCCAGCGTGCCAAAGCCGCCCAGCCAGGCGCAGACCAGCCACACGATCCCCAGACCTTCCTGGGGCATCTGGACCATCGGCAGATAGCGCAGCGACAGCAGCCAGGCAAATATCAGGTTGAACAGGGCAAAAAAGGCCGTGGCGCGGAGTCGAAACCGCAGGGAATCTTCACTTGAACGAGGCATGGTCTAACTCGATTGGTATCCGTGGTTGATGGGGGCCATGAGTGCTTTGGCCTGTCCGGGAGCAAACTTTTCCAGAGAACGCTCAAGACGTGCAAGATTGCCGGCCTGCCAGCGACCGGGGTCGCGCAGCCGACAGCGATCCAGATCGATCAGCCAGGGCATATCCCGGTCATCGATGAGAATATTGCGGGCGTTGAGATCGACATGGTCAAGCCCTTCGTTGTGAAAACGACGGATCATGCGTCCACATTCGGTCAAAAGCGCTTTCTGTTGGGTGGCGGCGTCCGGTGCTTGTATCAGCGAGGCCAGCGGCCGCGCGCCATCGATACACCGGGTGATGAGCGCGGCCTGATAGACCAGACCGACGCGCCAGGCGCAGGCGCCAATCGGCCGGGGCACCGGCAGTCCGCGCTCAAAAAGGGTGGCCAGCAGACGGCATTCCTGAAAGGCGCGGTTGCGCTCAGGGCCTGTCCAGACATAATGCTCGGCGCTGATACGTGCCACCAGACCGCCGCGGCGGTAGTGACGCAGCACCCATGCCTGATCACCGGCACGCACGAACAGGCTTTCTCCGCGTCCGGGGGCCTGACCGGTGACGGCCCCGCGCGAACGCCACCAGCTACCGGTGAAGTGTTCGGGCGCCAGCGCCGACTGGCCGGTTTGTGGGGCCGTTTGGGCATCATATAGAATGTGCGCATTCGCTTTTCGGGAAGTCATCATCCGCATGAAGCATCCTTTGCCCGCGCAACCCGCGCATATCTGTGTATTGCGGTTATCCGCACTTGGCGATGTCTGCAATCTTGTACCGACCGTTCGGGCGTTGCAGCGCCAGTGGCCCACTGCCCGAATCACCTGGATCATCGGTCGGGCGGAGCACAGTTTACTGGCCGGCCTCCCCGGGGTCGAGTTCGTGGTGTATGACAAGTCCACCGGGCTTGCCGGCATGCGCAGAATCTGGCGCGAGCTGCGTGATACGCCCTTTGATGTGCTGCTGCACATGCAGCAGTCCATACGCGCCAGCGTTCTTTCGCTGGGGCTCAAGGCGCGTGTGCGTCTGGGCTATGACCGCGCCCGTGCCAAGGACTGGCAGACCTGGTTTACCAACCGCCAGCTCACGCCTCATTCGAAGGCGCACGTGCTTGAATCGTTCATGGACTTCGCCCGCGAAATGGGTGTTGAGGATGACCGGCTCGAGTGGAGTATCCCGCTGCCGGACGCCGCTCGAGAGGAGGCCCGACAGATTCTGGCAGGGCGACCGGCACTGGTGATCAGCCCGTGTGCCAGCCCTCGGCTTCGCAACTTTCGCAACTGGTCGGCGGAAGGTTATGCCGCCGTGATCGAACACGCCTGGCACCGGCACGGCCTGACCACCTTTCTGACCGGTGGCACCAGCACCCAGGAGCTCGAAATGTGCGAGCGCATTGCCGCCGGCGTCAGCGAGGCCTCTCCGGTCAATCTGCTTGGGCGAACCTCGCTCAAGGGGCTTCTGGCGCTGATCGATGAGGCACGCATGGTGATTGCGCCCGACTCCGGGCCGGTGCACATGGCCAATGCCATGAACACCCCGGTGCTGGGGCTTTTTGCCACCACCAATCCCGAGCGCGCCGCCCCCTGGTGCTGGCGCGAACACGTCGTCAACCGCTATCCCGATGCCGTGGCCACCCATCTGCACAAGTCGCCGGACGAGATCGTCTGGGGCACCCGCGTACGCCATGAGGATGCGATGTCACTGATTACCTTTGAGGATGTCATCAACCGGCTCGACGAGCTGCTGGCATTGACCGCTGATCACGACAAGGCCTTCGGGAGCGTGCGCCATGATGTTTGATCCCGCAAGGCTCGCCGATGCCCGCGTCACCGTGGTGGGTGATGTCATGCTCGACCGCTACTGGCACGGCCCCACTTCACGCATCTCGCCCGAGGCGCCGGTACCGGTAGTACGCGTCGATGACAGCGAGGACCGCCCGGGCGGGGCGGCCAACGTGGCCCTCAACATCGCCGCGCTGAACGCGCAGGTGACACTTTCCGGACTGATCGGGCGTGACGACAACGCCGCCATTCTGGATGACCTGCTGGCCCGGGCCGGGATCGACACCCGATTTCAGCGCAGCGCCGAGATCCCCACCATCACCAAGCTGCGCGTCATGAGTCGCAACCAGCAGCTGATCCGGCTGGATTTCGAGTCCTCGCTGGAGGCCGTCGATACCGATGCCATGATGGATCAGGTCAGCGAGGCGCTGGCAGAGACCGACCTGATGATTTTGTCCGATTACGGCAAGGGGACGCTGGCGCAGGTTCAGAGGCTGATCGAGGCCGGCAGACAGGCCGGCAAACGGGTGTTGATCGACCCCAAGGGCAGCGATTTTCATCGCTATCGCGGGGCGAGCATCATTACCCCCAACCTGAGCGAGTTTGAAACCGTGGTCGGGCGCTGCCACAGCGAGGAGGAGTTGACCTCGCGCGGGGAAGCGCTGCGTGCCGAGCTTGAGCTTGAAGCCCTTCTGATTACCCGCAGTGAGCGCGGCATGACGCTGATTCGCGAGGGCCATCCGCCACTGCATCTGCCAACCCGGGCCCGCGAAGTCTTTGATGTGACCGGTGCCGGTGACACGGTGATCGGCGCGCTGGGCCTGGCGCTGGCGGCCGGACAGAGTCTGCCGGATGCCATGGCACTGGCCAATCTGGCCGCCGGGCTGGTGGTCGCCAAGCCCGGGACGGCGACGGTGTCAGTCGATGAAATCGAAGCGGCCCTGAGTGCCGATCACGGCGTGGCCGCGGGCCACGGGGTGATCGATGGCGAGACACTGGCCACCGCCGTACGCGCCGCCCAGGCCAGCGGTGAACGTATCGTCATGACCAACGGCTGCTTTGATCTGCTGCACGCCGGTCACGTCAGCTATCTCGAGCAGGCACGCGCCCAGGGCGACCGGCTGATCGTGGCGGTCAATGATGATGCCTCGGTCACGCGCCTCAAGGGCGAGGGTCGTCCGATTACGCCGCTTGCGCATCGCATGGCGGTGCTGGCCGGTCTGCGGGCGGTGGACTGGGTGGTGGCCTTTGGCGAGGACACGCCGGCCGAGCTGATCGGCAGCGTGCTGCCGGACGTGCTGGTCAAGGGGGGCGATTACCGGATCGAGGAAATTGCCGGCGGAGAGGCCGTGATGGCCAACGGTGGTGAGGTGCGGGTGCTGGGCTTTGAGGAAGGACTGTCCACCACCGGCACCATCAGCGCGATCGTTTCGCGCAGCGCACGCCGCGGTGAACAGGAGTAGATCCCTCGTGGGAAGACGTCTCTATTCGGCCCTGTTGTATGCGCTGTCACCGCTGATCTGGCGCCGTCTGCGCCGTGAGTATCTGGAGGATCATCCGCGCGGGGAGCGGCTGGGGCGTATTCCGTCCTATCAGGAAGAACGCGTGTTGTGGGTGCACGCCGCCTCCGTGGGCGAGGTGATCACCGCCCGGCCGCTGATTCGCTCCCTGATCGATGACTACCCCGAGCATCGGGTGGTCGTGACCACCATGACGGCCACCGGCGCCCGTCAGGTGCAGACACTGTTTGGCGATCTGGTGACGCATCATTTCGTGGCGCTGGATTTCCCCGGTGCCACCCGGCGCTTCATACAGCGACTGGCCCCTGAAATCGCCATCATCGTTGAAACCGAGATCTGGCCCAATCTGATCTACGCCTGCGCGATGGCCGGAGTGCCGGTCACCATCGTCAACGCCCGCATTACCGAGCGCGGCTTTGCCCGCTATCAGCGCTTCTCGAAACTGATGGGCGAGGCGATTCGCCGGCTGGCCTGGGTGGGCGCCAAGTCTGCCGAGGACGCCAAGCGCTTTCGTGCCCTCGGGGTCTCGGCCCGCCGGCTCAATGTAACCGGCGCGCTCAAGTATGATCTGCACGTCGATGAGCAGGTGTTCGACCACGCCGATGCGCTGCGCGGCCGGATCGGTGAACGCCCGGTCTGGGTGGCGGGATCGACCCATGAGGGCGAAGAAGAGCAGATTCTGGCCGCGCACGAGCGTCTTCTGGCCCGCTTTCCCGAGGCACTCTTGATTCTGGTGCCGCGCCATCCGCAGCGCTTTGACGAGGTGGCCGAGCTGTGCCTCGATCGCGGCCTGTCGGTGGCCCGTCGCAGTAACGAGGAAGATATCGAGCGTGACACCCAGGTCTATCTGGGCGACACCATGGGCGAGCTGATGACGTTTTATGCAACCGGCGATATCGCCTTTGTCGGGGGGTCCCTGGTGGATATCGGTGGGCATAATCTGCTGGAGCCAGCCGCACTGGGATTGCCGATCGTCAGCGGGCCATCACTGTCGAGTCTGGGGGAGGTGGCCGACACGCTGGAGGAGGCGCATGCCCGGATAGAAGTCGAAAGTGCCGGCATGCTGGGTGAGATGCTGGTGTCACTGATGCTCGATGAGGTGCGTCGAGATACGCTGGGCCGCAACGCGCTGGCGGTGGTGGAGGCCAACCGCGGCGCACTGGGACACACTCGGGACTATCTGGGACGTCTGATTCGCGCTCGCGAGCTGCACGAGCCCTGGCCGCTGGCAGATGATCGGCCGCCGGAAGGCGGGCGCTAGTGGCGTGAGGCCTGGCGCCAGCCATGCTGCCAGGCATGGTGATTGAGATATTCGGCCAGCCGCGCGCGGGTGTCGCTCATTGGGCGGCCCGGGGCA contains:
- the waaA gene encoding lipid IV(A) 3-deoxy-D-manno-octulosonic acid transferase, which encodes MGRRLYSALLYALSPLIWRRLRREYLEDHPRGERLGRIPSYQEERVLWVHAASVGEVITARPLIRSLIDDYPEHRVVVTTMTATGARQVQTLFGDLVTHHFVALDFPGATRRFIQRLAPEIAIIVETEIWPNLIYACAMAGVPVTIVNARITERGFARYQRFSKLMGEAIRRLAWVGAKSAEDAKRFRALGVSARRLNVTGALKYDLHVDEQVFDHADALRGRIGERPVWVAGSTHEGEEEQILAAHERLLARFPEALLILVPRHPQRFDEVAELCLDRGLSVARRSNEEDIERDTQVYLGDTMGELMTFYATGDIAFVGGSLVDIGGHNLLEPAALGLPIVSGPSLSSLGEVADTLEEAHARIEVESAGMLGEMLVSLMLDEVRRDTLGRNALAVVEANRGALGHTRDYLGRLIRARELHEPWPLADDRPPEGGR
- the hldE gene encoding bifunctional heptose 7-phosphate kinase/heptose 1-phosphate adenyltransferase, with translation MMFDPARLADARVTVVGDVMLDRYWHGPTSRISPEAPVPVVRVDDSEDRPGGAANVALNIAALNAQVTLSGLIGRDDNAAILDDLLARAGIDTRFQRSAEIPTITKLRVMSRNQQLIRLDFESSLEAVDTDAMMDQVSEALAETDLMILSDYGKGTLAQVQRLIEAGRQAGKRVLIDPKGSDFHRYRGASIITPNLSEFETVVGRCHSEEELTSRGEALRAELELEALLITRSERGMTLIREGHPPLHLPTRAREVFDVTGAGDTVIGALGLALAAGQSLPDAMALANLAAGLVVAKPGTATVSVDEIEAALSADHGVAAGHGVIDGETLATAVRAAQASGERIVMTNGCFDLLHAGHVSYLEQARAQGDRLIVAVNDDASVTRLKGEGRPITPLAHRMAVLAGLRAVDWVVAFGEDTPAELIGSVLPDVLVKGGDYRIEEIAGGEAVMANGGEVRVLGFEEGLSTTGTISAIVSRSARRGEQE